One Pseudomonas brassicacearum genomic region harbors:
- a CDS encoding Imm6 family immunity protein gives MDNKEVLKVIDSMMWAKKASIFLLLLDYALRNFDSASGTQEKCQEAVDRCWLWLSDRGVSADELAYYLDSEEMQSGPLAEENFASESVEQNSLILILLVIGFFANKAYKVAGLQEQMSESICEADESSAVYIVDYIGRVGLSGVLSVYLSAKAEL, from the coding sequence ATGGACAATAAAGAGGTTCTTAAGGTCATTGACAGTATGATGTGGGCGAAAAAAGCCTCAATTTTTCTTTTGTTGCTTGATTATGCTCTACGTAATTTTGATTCGGCGAGCGGTACCCAAGAAAAATGTCAGGAGGCGGTTGATAGATGTTGGCTATGGCTGTCTGATCGAGGGGTCAGTGCGGATGAATTAGCATATTACCTAGACTCCGAGGAAATGCAGAGCGGACCGTTGGCGGAAGAAAATTTTGCATCTGAAAGCGTAGAGCAAAATAGTTTGATTTTGATTTTGTTGGTAATCGGTTTTTTTGCTAATAAGGCCTACAAGGTTGCGGGGCTACAAGAGCAAATGTCTGAGTCGATATGTGAGGCGGACGAGAGTTCCGCTGTATATATCGTTGACTATATTGGTCGGGTAGGTTTGTCTGGTGTGTTGAGTGTTTATCTATCCGCTAAAGCTGAGCTTTAA
- a CDS encoding DUF600 family protein, which yields MVTKDLEIVKEIFSLIDSGIVLGYDSFCYEVEVGEGYMESVLTVEKDGVEVTDADTDFNSSKLYRLIKELKAEGKARGEEWLSFSISYRREGEVKTKFNY from the coding sequence ATGGTTACTAAAGATTTAGAAATTGTGAAGGAAATATTTTCTTTAATTGATTCTGGAATAGTTTTGGGTTATGACTCTTTCTGTTATGAGGTTGAGGTGGGTGAAGGGTACATGGAGTCGGTGCTGACTGTTGAGAAGGATGGTGTTGAAGTAACCGATGCTGATACTGATTTTAATAGCTCCAAACTATACAGGTTGATAAAGGAATTGAAGGCAGAGGGCAAGGCTCGAGGTGAGGAATGGCTTTCTTTTTCAATATCCTATCGACGTGAGGGTGAGGTGAAAACGAAGTTTAATTACTGA
- a CDS encoding HigA family addiction module antitoxin — protein sequence MFKNGMRPVHPGEILKEEYLEPLGLTAAALARALHVSAPTVNDIVLMRRSISADVALRLAAALETSAQFWLNLQTAYDLRTAEIAKGEQIHREVEKVPHCA from the coding sequence ATGTTTAAGAATGGCATGAGGCCCGTACACCCTGGAGAAATTCTCAAAGAAGAGTATCTGGAACCGCTTGGCCTTACCGCAGCTGCGCTTGCGAGGGCTTTGCACGTTTCTGCCCCCACCGTAAATGACATCGTCTTGATGCGCCGTAGCATCAGCGCCGATGTTGCTTTGCGCCTGGCCGCCGCATTGGAAACGTCAGCGCAGTTTTGGCTGAATCTGCAGACTGCGTATGATTTACGTACAGCTGAAATTGCAAAAGGGGAACAGATTCACAGGGAAGTGGAGAAGGTCCCTCACTGCGCGTAA
- a CDS encoding TonB-dependent siderophore receptor translates to MSASPVPQRHLLNRAIHGAIFGVIVSSYALPSLAQSSTVEQTHPVHQWNIPAGPLALALDRFAREAGISLSFDASSVANRNTRGVSGTLDTSEALSSLLQGSDIAIQQQGPNAYLLMPQTKADAELEEYRLAPILVNAKARVDGTEDPNSVVAQELWVGGKVATSILNTPASVSVVTDKEMKQRSVSTTEELLQYTPGVITDYYGTDDRNDYFQIRGFQATTYRDGLTLGSMRGVREEPFAYERVEVIRGANSTLFGPADPGGSVNFVSKKPRFDKFGQGYVTYGSFDHVETGIDVGDSLNEDKTVAGRFTAKMQDSDREYEHSRDDNKFLMGGLTWSPTDFTSASVIVDYLKTQSSPNSGGYPLDKEYDRDKFYGEPSYNFHDVERTNISGTFSHDFDNGFVLRSNLRYSELTDDFGYVFLSDSPTRTGTTVPRYIFGTDSDAEQLNGNLMLQYDARFENIDSSTLVGVEYGDSSTEERSVYATTASIDLANPVFTGVPSGVAPYSNDKLDTKTKAVFLQQNLSFYERFIVTAGVRNDSLDLSSTDINNVKESDNFSETSYRGALTYIVNDEVSTYVSMVESVSPPTVGVVPKTGRQYEVGVKYAPIGMDALFSAAVYDLTQENVSIAVVLPSGVIEQQTVGESRVRGLDLEAKAELTPNLSLVGGYSYMESEVLRGTLYDGSSLKGNEFATAPKHSASLWSYYNIPDTDVSVGLGARYVGSYYFDAANTGTSDGTTLFDAAFNYKLFKGTDLAINVSNLLDEQHVVGSGTANYYNPGREVTAKLSYNW, encoded by the coding sequence ATGAGTGCGTCCCCGGTTCCCCAGCGTCATCTACTGAATCGTGCCATCCACGGTGCGATCTTCGGCGTCATCGTCAGCAGCTATGCGCTACCGTCCCTGGCGCAGTCCTCGACCGTTGAGCAGACCCACCCGGTACACCAATGGAACATTCCTGCCGGTCCACTGGCACTGGCGCTTGACCGCTTTGCGCGCGAGGCGGGTATCAGCCTTTCCTTTGACGCTTCAAGCGTAGCGAACCGCAATACCCGGGGCGTGAGCGGCACACTCGATACGTCCGAAGCGCTGTCATCGTTGTTGCAGGGGAGCGACATAGCGATACAGCAGCAAGGCCCGAACGCTTACTTACTGATGCCGCAAACCAAGGCAGATGCCGAACTCGAGGAGTATCGCCTTGCGCCCATCCTCGTCAATGCCAAGGCCAGGGTCGATGGCACCGAAGACCCCAACTCGGTGGTCGCCCAGGAACTCTGGGTCGGCGGCAAGGTGGCCACCAGCATCCTCAACACGCCCGCCTCGGTTTCCGTGGTGACCGACAAGGAAATGAAGCAACGCAGCGTCAGCACGACAGAAGAGCTGCTGCAATACACGCCCGGGGTCATTACCGACTATTACGGCACTGACGACCGCAACGATTACTTCCAGATCCGCGGCTTCCAGGCCACGACCTATCGAGACGGCCTGACCCTGGGTTCGATGCGCGGTGTGCGCGAAGAGCCTTTCGCCTATGAGCGCGTCGAGGTGATACGCGGCGCCAACTCGACGCTGTTCGGCCCGGCCGACCCGGGCGGCTCGGTGAACTTTGTCAGCAAGAAGCCACGCTTCGACAAGTTTGGCCAGGGCTACGTCACCTACGGTTCTTTCGACCATGTCGAAACCGGCATCGATGTCGGCGACTCGTTGAACGAAGACAAAACCGTGGCTGGTCGCTTCACGGCCAAGATGCAAGACAGTGATCGCGAGTACGAGCATTCACGGGACGACAACAAGTTCCTGATGGGCGGCCTGACCTGGTCACCCACGGACTTCACCTCGGCCTCGGTGATCGTGGATTACCTGAAAACCCAAAGCTCGCCCAACAGCGGCGGTTACCCGCTGGACAAAGAATACGACCGTGACAAGTTCTACGGCGAGCCCAGCTACAACTTCCACGACGTCGAGCGTACCAACATCAGCGGCACCTTCAGCCATGATTTCGACAATGGCTTCGTATTGCGCAGCAACCTGCGCTACAGCGAACTGACCGATGATTTCGGCTATGTGTTCCTCAGCGACTCCCCTACCCGCACCGGCACTACCGTCCCGCGTTATATCTTCGGCACTGACAGCGACGCCGAGCAACTGAACGGCAACTTGATGCTGCAATACGATGCCCGCTTCGAAAACATCGACAGCAGTACATTGGTGGGCGTGGAGTATGGTGATTCTTCGACTGAGGAACGCTCCGTCTATGCCACGACAGCATCCATCGACCTGGCCAACCCCGTGTTCACGGGGGTGCCCAGCGGCGTAGCGCCTTATAGCAACGATAAGCTGGACACGAAAACCAAGGCCGTGTTCCTGCAACAGAACCTGTCCTTCTATGAACGCTTTATCGTCACCGCCGGTGTGCGCAACGACTCGCTGGATCTGTCCAGTACCGACATCAACAACGTAAAAGAGTCGGATAACTTCTCGGAAACCTCCTATCGCGGCGCGCTGACCTATATCGTCAACGACGAAGTGTCGACCTACGTCAGCATGGTCGAGTCGGTCTCGCCACCCACGGTCGGCGTGGTCCCCAAGACAGGCAGGCAATATGAAGTGGGGGTGAAATATGCGCCCATCGGCATGGACGCGCTGTTCTCAGCGGCCGTCTACGACCTGACCCAGGAAAATGTCAGCATCGCCGTCGTACTGCCCAGCGGTGTCATCGAGCAGCAAACCGTTGGCGAATCACGGGTACGCGGCCTGGACCTGGAAGCCAAGGCTGAGCTGACCCCCAACCTGAGCCTGGTGGGTGGCTACTCCTACATGGAGTCCGAAGTGTTGCGCGGTACTTTGTACGACGGCAGTTCACTCAAAGGGAATGAGTTCGCCACGGCGCCAAAACACTCCGCGTCGCTGTGGAGCTATTACAACATCCCCGACACCGATGTCAGCGTTGGCCTGGGCGCACGTTATGTGGGCTCTTACTACTTCGACGCGGCCAACACCGGCACCAGCGATGGCACGACGCTCTTCGATGCGGCCTTCAACTACAAACTCTTCAAAGGCACTGACCTGGCGATCAACGTCAGCAACCTTCTGGATGAGCAACATGTGGTTGGTTCGGGGACCGCGAACTACTACAACCCGGGCCGTGAAGTCACCGCTAAGTTGAGTTACAACTGGTAA